The genomic DNA GCGTCGAAAAAGCACTCTGTTTCAGTTCCTGGTCCAACACACGCTTCCCCTGCTACCCGGGTCGCGCCGACATATCTTGCGCTTCGAGGGCGCAGGAAGGCAACAAAACTTTGATATAGCGACTGCCAGGCCACGGAACAACGAAACGCCGCCGCGATGGTCTGCCGCAGGCGGTAACAAGAGCGCCATTCTGGCAAAACTGAGGAGCGAACCGGGCGGCAGGGCCGATGATCATCCCGCTTACCACTTTTCAAGTACGCTCGATCCCGCTTCAATGCGTTGAAGTGCACGATTTTTCGACCTGTCGTAGAGCCGGATACCTATTTTGGGGTCCGCCGGCGATGATAAACGCGCTCAATACGATAACGGGCAAGAGTGGTGGCGGTCAGGTGCAACTGACGATGTTTGGCAGGCATTGGATTTGTGGAGCATCGTCGATTATTACGAGGTGGCACCGAGATAGTCCCAAAAGGAGATGCGGAGCTTTTGGCAGGTTTTGCTGAGGCCGAGGAAGGCATCGCGACAGGAGCGCCCAGCCTCTGAGCGGGTACCGCCGCAGATCTTGCGCCTGATCACCTGGCAGCGGATGTCATTCTCCGTGCCGTTGGTGTGGAGCGGGATCTCAGGCCGATCGAGAACGGTCAACAACTCGGCCTTGTTGCCATGCAGCCTGGCTAGCGTGAGATCAAGCATGGCAAAGCCGGCGCGGCGTTTGAAGATGCGGTCGAAAACGGGCCAGCAACTGGGTCTTGCGGCGGCGTGAGGGTTGGCTGCGCGGCGACAAACAAAGG from Mesorhizobium sp. M1E.F.Ca.ET.045.02.1.1 includes the following:
- a CDS encoding transposase; its protein translation is MLDLTLARLHGNKAELLTVLDRPEIPLHTNGTENDIRCQVIRRKICGGTRSEAGRSCRDAFLGLSKTCQKLRISFWDYLGATS